The following are from one region of the Streptomyces tuirus genome:
- a CDS encoding serine/threonine protein kinase, whose protein sequence is MAMGRAHVSTHQLVAGRYRLLEIIQRETNRICWYAEDTGAGEISRPCLVTQVGLPEDPGGAERRAAARLLRTTENMALLCPGRIATVVDAVEEAGALWTVNEWIDGTPLAELLAERGTFNYVRAARIGLELLDVLDAAHAGGITHGELSPGQVFVREDHSVVITGFGLAGATLAPRLTAPAYAAPEQARDQRIGPAADLWALGSILYTMVEGRPPFRDRGRPENTLKGVDRLPLRTPVRAGPLTQAVQGMLRKDSRERLTREVVREALTRALTEDPQAALAAAPVPRLRGVYAAMRPGSPAWSRRTMVAGTALAVITVAVAVLAATQGLPGTDSGNDTAESPVRPPASAATPGEGAGGGTDPSGPPTSPSPTPSSPAPTPTPSAPATALPPGFQRYRAAEGFSVALPEGWKRLDTDRDGGAYRAVFGADGDDRTLAVTFSDQAGPDPVAVWRDDVEPNLKQADGYDRIGAIRATTYQARKAADMEWTTDADGTRVHTFGRGVLLGEGRSFSLRWTTPDAEWEDAANQEALRTFLTTFQPGSV, encoded by the coding sequence ATGGCCATGGGCAGGGCGCACGTCTCCACACACCAGTTGGTCGCCGGCCGGTACCGGCTGCTAGAGATCATCCAGCGCGAGACCAACCGCATCTGCTGGTATGCCGAGGACACCGGGGCCGGTGAGATCTCCCGCCCGTGCCTCGTGACCCAGGTCGGGCTTCCGGAGGACCCGGGCGGGGCCGAGCGCCGGGCCGCCGCCCGCCTGCTGCGCACCACCGAGAACATGGCACTGCTGTGCCCGGGCCGGATCGCCACGGTTGTCGACGCCGTCGAGGAGGCCGGTGCCCTGTGGACCGTGAACGAGTGGATCGACGGCACCCCGCTCGCCGAGCTCCTCGCGGAGCGGGGCACGTTCAACTATGTGCGGGCGGCGCGGATCGGCCTGGAGCTGCTCGACGTGCTGGACGCCGCGCACGCCGGGGGCATCACACACGGCGAGCTCAGTCCCGGCCAGGTGTTCGTGCGCGAGGACCACTCGGTCGTCATCACCGGCTTCGGCCTGGCCGGCGCGACCCTCGCGCCCCGGCTCACGGCACCCGCGTACGCCGCCCCCGAGCAGGCCCGGGATCAGCGCATCGGCCCCGCGGCCGACCTGTGGGCCCTTGGGTCGATCCTGTACACCATGGTCGAGGGGCGCCCGCCCTTCCGGGACCGGGGACGCCCGGAGAACACCCTGAAGGGCGTGGACCGGCTGCCGCTGCGCACGCCGGTGCGCGCCGGGCCGCTCACCCAGGCCGTGCAGGGGATGCTCCGCAAGGACTCACGGGAGCGGCTGACCCGCGAGGTGGTGCGTGAGGCGCTGACCCGGGCACTGACCGAGGATCCCCAGGCGGCCCTGGCCGCGGCACCGGTCCCGCGGCTGCGCGGCGTGTACGCCGCGATGCGGCCGGGGAGCCCGGCGTGGAGCAGACGGACCATGGTGGCGGGAACGGCCCTGGCCGTCATCACCGTCGCGGTCGCCGTGCTCGCCGCGACCCAGGGGCTGCCCGGCACGGACAGCGGCAACGACACGGCCGAATCACCGGTCCGGCCGCCGGCCTCCGCCGCCACGCCGGGCGAGGGCGCGGGTGGCGGCACCGATCCGTCCGGGCCGCCCACGTCCCCCTCCCCCACTCCGTCGTCCCCGGCTCCCACGCCCACCCCGTCCGCCCCGGCCACGGCCCTGCCGCCCGGCTTCCAGCGCTACCGGGCGGCGGAGGGCTTCTCGGTCGCGCTGCCCGAGGGCTGGAAGCGCCTGGACACCGACCGCGACGGCGGGGCGTACCGGGCCGTCTTCGGCGCCGACGGGGACGACCGCACGCTGGCCGTCACCTTCAGCGATCAGGCCGGCCCCGACCCCGTGGCCGTGTGGCGGGACGACGTCGAGCCCAACCTCAAGCAGGCGGACGGCTACGACCGGATCGGCGCGATCCGCGCGACGACGTACCAAGCCCGCAAGGCCGCCGACATGGAGTGGACCACCGACGCCGACGGCACCCGGGTGCACACCTTCGGCCGGGGCGTCCTGCTGGGTGAGGGCCGGAGCTTCTCGCTGCGCTGGACGACCCCGGACGCCGAGTGGGAGGACGCCGCCAACCAGGAGGCGCTGCGGACGTTCCTCACGACCTTCCAACCGGGCTCAGTCTGA
- a CDS encoding SGNH/GDSL hydrolase family protein, with the protein MSRTARPRAALAALSCCVALGCGTGTVPQGDRPSPPSSAPGAAGHGVVTWASSAGHIGEAADGRGYRLMVHTSVGGSGLRVRLTNAFGDEPVTFGNVHAGLQRDGAALVPGSNRRLTFGGARSVTVPAGGIVYSDPLPGHVPAGRTLAVSLYVPRAGDTLTGHWMAMQTSYTTDGDHTAEEGAAHWKQRTGSYVYLDAVTVRPRKGTGAVAALGDSITDGWHSTVDRNRRWPDYLARRLGASGTSVKGVANAGIAGNKVLFDGPGESALNRVQRDALSLPGVRTVFLFQGVNDIKAEPGATSAGLIAGYRRLIDRAHAAGKCVVGATIAPYKGWQEWDPAGEAIRQRVNTFIRRSGEFDAVADFDRVLRSPYDPERILPAFDGGDHLHPNDKGMRAMADAVDLQSLDCGTG; encoded by the coding sequence ATGTCCCGCACCGCACGTCCCCGTGCCGCCCTGGCCGCCCTCTCCTGCTGCGTCGCACTGGGCTGCGGGACCGGCACGGTGCCGCAGGGGGACCGGCCGAGCCCGCCGTCCAGCGCCCCCGGGGCAGCCGGGCACGGCGTGGTCACCTGGGCCTCCTCCGCCGGCCACATCGGCGAGGCGGCCGACGGCCGCGGCTACCGGCTGATGGTGCACACCAGCGTCGGCGGCAGCGGCCTCAGGGTGCGGCTGACCAACGCCTTCGGCGACGAGCCGGTGACGTTCGGCAACGTCCACGCGGGCCTGCAACGGGACGGCGCCGCCCTCGTCCCCGGCAGCAACAGGCGCCTGACCTTCGGCGGCGCCCGCTCCGTCACCGTCCCCGCCGGCGGCATCGTCTACAGCGACCCGCTGCCCGGCCACGTCCCCGCCGGGCGCACCCTCGCCGTCAGCCTGTACGTCCCCCGGGCTGGCGACACGCTCACCGGGCACTGGATGGCGATGCAGACGTCGTACACCACCGACGGCGACCACACCGCGGAGGAGGGCGCGGCCCACTGGAAACAGCGGACCGGCTCCTATGTCTACCTCGACGCCGTCACCGTGCGCCCCCGCAAGGGCACGGGTGCCGTGGCCGCCCTCGGCGACTCCATCACCGACGGCTGGCACTCCACGGTCGACCGGAACCGCCGCTGGCCCGACTACCTGGCCCGCCGGCTCGGCGCCTCCGGCACCTCGGTCAAGGGCGTGGCCAACGCGGGCATCGCCGGGAACAAGGTCCTCTTCGACGGCCCCGGCGAGAGCGCCCTGAACCGCGTCCAGCGCGACGCGCTGTCCCTGCCGGGCGTGCGCACGGTCTTCCTCTTCCAGGGCGTCAACGACATCAAGGCCGAGCCCGGCGCCACGAGCGCCGGGCTGATCGCCGGGTACCGCCGGCTCATCGACCGGGCGCACGCGGCAGGGAAGTGCGTCGTCGGTGCCACGATCGCCCCCTACAAGGGCTGGCAGGAGTGGGACCCCGCCGGGGAGGCGATACGGCAGCGGGTCAACACCTTCATCCGCCGCAGCGGAGAGTTCGACGCGGTCGCCGACTTCGACCGGGTCCTGCGCAGCCCCTACGACCCCGAGCGGATCCTGCCCGCCTTCGACGGCGGTGACCATCTGCACCCCAACGACAAGGGCATGCGGGCGATGGCCGACGCCGTCGACCTGCAGAGCCTCGACTGCGGGACCGGCTGA
- a CDS encoding tetratricopeptide repeat protein → MYGKAFAPEYQGALTTLSVNSSLTDVLAAGTEQLRAAERAGQPGEAARSGLAVAEAHRRLGRVEDADRAWKASYRAARRAGDVGAMAWALWSGGTLARQRGALRLARRLLQLAADLGDRGGDIVVRGYSLAGLAETGRIQGDYEAVGRLHEQLLAEARRRGEARHTVWALEGIAQMHRNTGRYDTAYALFEEAAEIAARADDRRGHAWALRGLADVVSVRDGDTGRALELLSEAETACRAMRLSSALAYNHKMRGNVLYRAGRYAEARELYEQALAEFREMSEPRGEALSRLGLAKSLARLGRDRAETAAELADLAGLLERIGLQHARRMVARAHEELGIPATEPAATEAAR, encoded by the coding sequence ATGTACGGCAAGGCATTCGCCCCGGAGTACCAGGGCGCGCTCACCACTCTGTCCGTCAACTCCTCCCTGACCGACGTCCTGGCCGCCGGTACCGAGCAGTTGAGAGCGGCCGAGCGGGCCGGACAGCCCGGGGAGGCGGCGCGCTCCGGACTCGCGGTGGCCGAGGCGCACCGCCGGCTGGGCCGGGTCGAGGACGCGGACCGGGCCTGGAAGGCGAGCTACCGCGCGGCCCGGCGGGCCGGGGACGTCGGGGCGATGGCCTGGGCCCTGTGGAGCGGCGGCACCCTGGCCCGGCAGCGCGGCGCGCTCCGGCTGGCCCGCAGACTGCTCCAGCTGGCTGCCGACCTCGGCGACCGCGGCGGGGACATCGTCGTCCGCGGCTACTCTCTGGCCGGCCTGGCCGAGACCGGCCGCATCCAGGGCGACTACGAGGCCGTCGGCCGGCTGCACGAGCAGCTGCTCGCCGAGGCCCGGCGGCGCGGGGAGGCGCGGCACACGGTGTGGGCGCTGGAGGGCATCGCCCAGATGCACCGCAACACCGGGCGCTACGACACGGCGTACGCGCTGTTCGAGGAGGCCGCCGAGATCGCCGCTCGCGCGGACGACCGGCGCGGTCACGCGTGGGCGCTGCGGGGGCTGGCCGACGTGGTGTCGGTGCGCGACGGGGACACCGGGCGGGCCCTGGAGCTGCTGAGCGAGGCGGAGACGGCGTGCCGTGCGATGCGGCTGTCCAGCGCGCTGGCCTACAACCACAAGATGCGCGGCAACGTGCTGTACCGGGCGGGGCGTTACGCCGAGGCACGGGAGCTGTACGAGCAGGCGCTCGCGGAGTTCCGCGAGATGAGCGAGCCGCGCGGGGAGGCCCTGTCGCGCCTGGGACTCGCCAAGTCCCTGGCCCGCCTCGGCCGCGACCGTGCCGAGACGGCGGCCGAACTGGCCGACCTCGCCGGACTGCTGGAGCGCATCGGCCTCCAGCACGCCCGCCGGATGGTGGCCCGGGCCCATGAGGAACTCGGCATACCGGCCACCGAGCCGGCGGCGACGGAGGCGGCACGGTGA
- a CDS encoding AIM24 family protein: MKGDLFSNEHMVQPAVAPGMAVENAKCIRYTVNGDMLARQGAMISYRGNLQFERKGQGMGGMLKRAVTGEGLPLMAVRGQGEAWFAHEAQNCFIVDVEPGDEFTVNGRNVLCFDATLSYRIATVKGAGMTGGGLFNSVFTGHGKLGLVCEGSPLVIPVSPQYPVYVDTDAIVGWTAGLQTSLHRSQSIGSMLRGGSGEAVQLLLQGEGYVVVRPSEATPHKAGQH, encoded by the coding sequence ATGAAGGGTGACCTCTTTTCCAATGAGCACATGGTGCAGCCGGCCGTGGCGCCGGGCATGGCGGTCGAGAACGCCAAATGCATCCGGTACACGGTGAACGGCGACATGCTCGCCCGGCAGGGCGCGATGATCTCCTACCGCGGCAACCTCCAGTTCGAACGCAAAGGCCAGGGCATGGGCGGCATGCTCAAGCGCGCCGTCACCGGCGAGGGGCTGCCGCTGATGGCGGTGCGCGGGCAGGGTGAGGCCTGGTTCGCGCACGAGGCGCAGAACTGTTTCATCGTCGACGTCGAGCCCGGCGACGAGTTCACCGTCAACGGCCGCAACGTGCTGTGTTTCGACGCCACGCTGTCGTACCGCATCGCGACGGTGAAAGGCGCGGGCATGACCGGCGGCGGCCTCTTCAACAGCGTCTTCACGGGGCACGGCAAGCTGGGCCTGGTCTGCGAGGGCAGTCCACTCGTCATCCCGGTCTCGCCGCAGTACCCGGTGTACGTCGACACCGACGCGATCGTCGGCTGGACCGCGGGTCTGCAGACCTCCCTGCACCGCTCCCAGTCCATCGGGTCGATGCTGCGCGGCGGTTCCGGCGAGGCCGTGCAACTGCTGCTCCAGGGCGAGGGGTACGTCGTCGTCCGGCCGAGCGAGGCGACACCGCACAAAGCGGGGCAGCACTGA
- a CDS encoding polyprenyl synthetase family protein, which translates to MSGARASAAGDVPRVLERCRALVRPALEEAVGRLHPWVGEMAAYSFGWCEAGGAPAVASGGKGVRQALAVLGAEAAGAPERAGVAAAVAVELVHTFSLLHDDIMDGDGERRGRPTVWKAYGTGPAVLAGDALFALAVETLAAEPGGARAVRTLSVALGDLVRGQADDLLFADRPWTGPERVRPDAYRAMAEHKTGALLGCAAALGAVLGGAGPGTVAALDRAGRHLGVAFQIVDDVLGIWGDPRVTGKPVHGDLRERKKTFPVLVALGSPMGGRIAGLLEAGDAPETAAALIEEAGGRSAALAEARRHITAVETALADVPSTAGAADELRSLLGYLVRRDV; encoded by the coding sequence GTGTCCGGTGCCCGCGCGTCCGCTGCCGGCGACGTCCCCCGTGTGCTCGAGCGCTGCCGGGCCCTGGTCCGGCCTGCCCTGGAGGAGGCCGTGGGGCGGCTGCACCCCTGGGTCGGCGAGATGGCCGCCTACTCCTTCGGCTGGTGCGAGGCAGGCGGTGCGCCGGCCGTCGCCTCCGGCGGGAAGGGCGTACGGCAGGCGCTCGCGGTGCTCGGGGCCGAGGCGGCCGGTGCGCCGGAGCGGGCCGGGGTGGCCGCGGCCGTCGCCGTGGAACTGGTGCACACCTTCTCCCTGCTGCACGACGACATCATGGACGGCGACGGGGAGCGGCGAGGCCGCCCGACCGTGTGGAAGGCCTACGGCACGGGGCCCGCGGTGCTCGCGGGCGACGCCCTGTTCGCCCTGGCCGTCGAGACGCTGGCCGCGGAGCCGGGTGGGGCCCGAGCCGTGCGGACCCTGTCGGTGGCGCTGGGCGACCTGGTGCGCGGGCAGGCGGACGACCTGCTGTTCGCCGACCGTCCGTGGACCGGGCCGGAGCGGGTGCGGCCCGACGCGTACCGGGCGATGGCGGAGCACAAGACGGGTGCGCTGCTGGGCTGCGCGGCAGCCCTGGGTGCCGTGCTCGGGGGTGCCGGCCCCGGGACGGTCGCCGCGCTCGACCGGGCGGGCCGGCATCTCGGGGTCGCGTTCCAGATCGTCGACGACGTGCTGGGCATCTGGGGTGATCCCCGCGTCACCGGTAAGCCGGTCCACGGCGATCTGCGCGAGCGGAAGAAGACGTTCCCCGTGCTGGTGGCGCTCGGCTCCCCGATGGGAGGCCGGATCGCCGGCCTTCTGGAGGCGGGCGACGCGCCGGAGACGGCGGCGGCCCTGATCGAGGAGGCGGGCGGCCGCTCGGCGGCCCTGGCGGAGGCCCGGCGGCACATCACCGCCGTCGAGACGGCGCTCGCCGACGTGCCGTCGACCGCGGGGGCGGCCGATGAACTGCGTTCGCTGCTCGGCTACCTGGTGCGGCGCGACGTCTGA
- a CDS encoding LLM class F420-dependent oxidoreductase, which produces MVQIGYTMMTEQAGPRALVDHVVRAEEAGFDFSVTSDHYFPWLRSQGHSPYAWAVLGAAAQATSRIPLMTYVTCPTFRYHPAVVAQKAATLQLLSEGRFRLGLGSGENLNEHVVGGGWPSVDVRHEMFEEAVEIIRALFEGGHVNHRGTHFDVESAKLWDLPGEAPPIGIAVSGERSCELAGRLGDLVIATEPKAGLLEAFDRHGGRGKPRIGQLPVCYDPDRDAAVERAHSQFRWFGSGWKVNSELPHPDSFDAATQFVTQDDVADAIACGDDPEAFVEAVRPYAEAGFTEIALVQIGGESQPAYLDWSEKTLLPALRDAFG; this is translated from the coding sequence ATGGTGCAAATCGGATACACGATGATGACCGAGCAGGCCGGCCCGCGAGCCCTCGTCGACCATGTGGTGCGGGCCGAGGAGGCGGGCTTCGACTTCTCGGTGACCTCCGACCACTACTTCCCGTGGCTGCGCTCGCAGGGTCATTCGCCGTACGCGTGGGCCGTGCTCGGCGCGGCCGCCCAGGCGACGTCACGTATCCCGCTGATGACGTATGTGACGTGCCCGACGTTCCGCTACCACCCGGCGGTGGTGGCGCAGAAGGCGGCGACGCTGCAGTTGCTGTCCGAGGGCCGGTTCCGGCTGGGGCTGGGGTCGGGCGAGAACCTCAACGAGCATGTGGTGGGCGGCGGCTGGCCGTCCGTCGATGTGCGGCACGAGATGTTCGAGGAGGCCGTGGAGATCATCCGCGCGCTCTTCGAGGGCGGCCATGTCAACCACCGCGGCACGCACTTCGACGTGGAGTCGGCCAAGCTGTGGGACCTGCCCGGCGAGGCCCCGCCCATCGGCATCGCCGTCTCCGGTGAGCGGTCGTGCGAACTCGCGGGCCGGCTCGGTGACCTGGTGATCGCCACGGAGCCCAAGGCCGGCCTGCTGGAGGCCTTCGACCGGCACGGCGGCCGGGGCAAGCCCCGCATCGGCCAGCTGCCGGTCTGCTACGACCCCGACCGGGACGCGGCCGTCGAGCGGGCGCACTCCCAGTTCCGCTGGTTCGGCAGCGGCTGGAAGGTCAACTCGGAGCTGCCGCACCCCGATTCCTTCGACGCGGCCACCCAGTTCGTCACGCAGGACGACGTCGCCGACGCGATTGCGTGCGGTGACGACCCGGAGGCGTTCGTCGAGGCCGTCCGCCCCTACGCCGAGGCCGGGTTCACCGAGATCGCGCTCGTCCAGATCGGCGGGGAGTCGCAGCCGGCGTACCTGGACTGGTCGGAGAAGACCCTGCTGCCCGCGCTGCGCGACGCGTTCGGCTGA
- a CDS encoding serine hydrolase domain-containing protein, producing MSASPLPTSGPAAQGVDACGVHAFLDALEAAPEIEPHSLMIMRHGQLVASGWWAPYTPERLHLLYSLSKSFTGTAAALAEAEGLIDFDAPVISYFPEFEAGITDPRSRAMLVRHVASMASGHRRDTVDEAFGRDPAEPVRGFLRLPPDEDPGTVFAYNQPATYTLAAIVQRVTGQSLSDYLRPRLLDPLGIGEVAWRRDRAGRELGFSGLHATTDAVARLGRLYLCDGLWEGRRLLPQGWAARASQPRIPTAGAMGDVNRQDWDRGYGYQFWASRHGYRGDGAFGQFCLVLPEHDVVIAATSATERMQEYLNLVWEHLLPAFGPEPLTGREAADAELRERLGRLALPPAPGRAAPQEREQDWTAAAFTPAQEDGPVRAAGLTRDADGWTLTLTGEGDRPDRPDRLALPLAGEGWRVAEEPAPTAASGGWTDAGTLAVEVVFLETPHRLALTCSLADRTLTAHWRTQPLHGGRLTTLRAPRSSD from the coding sequence ATGAGTGCTTCCCCCCTGCCGACTTCCGGTCCGGCCGCCCAGGGTGTCGACGCCTGCGGCGTCCACGCCTTCCTCGACGCCCTCGAAGCCGCCCCCGAGATCGAGCCGCACAGCCTGATGATCATGCGGCACGGGCAACTGGTGGCCTCCGGCTGGTGGGCGCCGTACACCCCCGAACGCCTCCACCTGCTGTACTCGCTCAGCAAGAGCTTCACCGGGACCGCGGCGGCCCTGGCCGAGGCCGAGGGACTGATCGACTTCGACGCGCCGGTGATCTCGTACTTCCCGGAGTTCGAGGCCGGCATCACCGACCCGCGCAGCCGGGCCATGCTCGTCCGGCACGTGGCGTCCATGGCCAGCGGCCACCGGCGGGACACCGTCGACGAGGCATTCGGGCGGGATCCCGCCGAGCCCGTACGGGGGTTCCTGCGGCTGCCGCCCGACGAGGACCCCGGCACGGTCTTCGCCTACAACCAGCCCGCCACCTACACGCTCGCCGCGATCGTCCAGCGGGTCACCGGGCAGTCGCTCAGCGACTACCTGCGGCCCCGGCTGCTGGATCCGCTGGGCATCGGCGAGGTGGCCTGGCGCCGTGACCGTGCCGGCCGCGAGCTCGGCTTCAGCGGCCTGCACGCCACCACCGACGCCGTCGCCCGGCTCGGCCGGCTGTATCTGTGCGACGGGCTGTGGGAGGGCAGGCGGCTGCTGCCTCAGGGATGGGCGGCCCGCGCCTCGCAGCCCCGCATACCGACCGCGGGGGCCATGGGCGACGTGAACCGGCAGGACTGGGACCGGGGTTACGGCTACCAGTTCTGGGCGTCCCGGCACGGCTACCGGGGGGACGGCGCGTTCGGCCAGTTCTGCCTGGTGCTGCCGGAGCACGACGTGGTGATCGCGGCGACCTCAGCGACCGAACGGATGCAGGAGTACCTGAACCTGGTCTGGGAGCACCTCCTGCCCGCCTTCGGGCCCGAGCCGCTGACCGGCCGAGAGGCCGCCGACGCGGAGCTGCGCGAGCGCCTCGGCCGGCTGGCGCTGCCGCCCGCCCCGGGCCGCGCCGCACCCCAGGAGCGGGAGCAGGACTGGACGGCCGCCGCGTTCACCCCCGCCCAGGAAGACGGACCCGTCCGGGCGGCCGGGCTCACCCGGGACGCGGACGGCTGGACCCTCACCCTCACCGGGGAAGGGGACAGGCCGGACCGCCCGGACCGGCTCGCCCTGCCGCTCGCGGGGGAGGGCTGGAGGGTCGCCGAGGAACCCGCGCCGACCGCGGCGAGCGGCGGCTGGACCGATGCCGGCACGCTCGCGGTGGAGGTGGTGTTCCTGGAGACCCCGCACCGCCTGGCACTGACCTGCTCCCTCGCGGACCGGACACTCACCGCGCACTGGCGCACCCAGCCGCTGCACGGCGGCCGGCTCACCACCCTGCGGGCACCGCGCAGCTCAGACTGA
- a CDS encoding threonine/serine dehydratase, whose product MIGVSEIEAAAEQIAGHVVRTPTVDSPGLSALLGAPVTAKLELLQRTGSFKSRGATAKLLSLSEAERAAGVVAVSGGNHGIALAVMAAALDVKATVVMPRSAPARAVEIAEAAGASVRLTDDMDGAFALMTRLQQEGLTLVHPFDDPVVIAGQGTVGLEFAADAGELTDVLVSIGGGGLIAGVAAALRACRPGVRVWGVETEGAQAMSEALAAGGPLPVALSSIVSTLSAPSVSQLTYDHVSALVTEVLVVPDREAVRGSLELADHAKVWAEPAAGCLLPAARQVLERVGDGARLGLVVCGGNATTGDLFAWSRRFGLR is encoded by the coding sequence ATGATCGGCGTCTCGGAGATCGAAGCCGCGGCGGAGCAGATCGCCGGGCACGTGGTGCGCACCCCGACGGTGGACAGCCCGGGGCTGTCGGCGTTGCTCGGTGCCCCGGTCACCGCGAAGCTCGAACTGCTGCAGCGCACCGGTTCGTTCAAGTCGCGCGGGGCCACGGCGAAGCTGTTGTCGCTGAGCGAGGCGGAACGGGCCGCCGGCGTGGTGGCGGTCAGCGGCGGCAACCACGGGATCGCCCTCGCGGTCATGGCCGCGGCCCTCGATGTGAAGGCCACGGTGGTGATGCCGCGCTCGGCACCCGCCCGTGCCGTGGAGATCGCGGAGGCGGCCGGCGCGTCGGTCCGGTTGACCGATGACATGGACGGCGCGTTCGCGCTCATGACGCGGCTCCAGCAGGAGGGGCTGACCCTGGTCCACCCCTTCGACGACCCGGTGGTGATCGCCGGACAGGGCACGGTCGGGCTGGAGTTCGCCGCCGACGCCGGTGAGCTCACGGACGTCCTCGTGAGCATCGGGGGCGGTGGCCTGATCGCCGGCGTCGCCGCCGCGCTGCGTGCCTGCCGGCCCGGGGTGCGGGTGTGGGGCGTGGAGACCGAGGGCGCGCAGGCCATGTCCGAGGCGCTGGCGGCGGGTGGCCCGCTGCCGGTCGCCCTGTCGTCGATCGTCTCGACCCTCAGCGCGCCGTCCGTGTCGCAGCTGACGTACGACCATGTCTCCGCCCTGGTCACCGAGGTCCTCGTGGTTCCCGACCGGGAGGCCGTGCGGGGCTCGCTGGAGCTGGCCGACCACGCCAAGGTGTGGGCCGAACCGGCGGCCGGCTGCCTGCTGCCCGCCGCCCGGCAGGTCCTGGAGCGGGTCGGCGACGGGGCCAGGCTCGGCCTGGTGGTGTGCGGGGGCAACGCGACGACGGGCGATCTGTTCGCCTGGTCACGTCGCTTCGGTCTGCGTTGA